In Niallia sp. FSL W8-0635, one genomic interval encodes:
- a CDS encoding fused response regulator/phosphatase has product MTILLVDDNTVNLFVMEKILKNAGYDDCVSLTSAQELFHYLQLDAPHSTGNSVDLILLDIMMPEIDGIEACKRIKRVEHLKDIQIIFVTALEDKNKLAEALDIGGVDYITKPLNKIELLARIRVALRLKAELDWHTQHEKKIQYELDLATHVQRSLLSTPLKDEHMHIEVSYLPSFNLAGDMYYWHKVDDHKYAIILLDMMGHGISASLVCMFISSVLRESVKQLVKPDLVIKELNRYMTLLKNEKEGLPFYFTAIYLVIDTEKKTVEYVNAGHPYGYMLMDEKEVVALEQGTCAVGFFDEMEINTKEVSFEKDIQIILYTDGVLEAMGPCEFEAEKQIQAISSKRWEHTSSVMDHLLTKEQQSDQPDDMCVLMIQAKGSN; this is encoded by the coding sequence ATGACTATTCTTTTAGTAGATGACAATACTGTCAATCTATTTGTAATGGAAAAAATACTAAAAAATGCTGGGTATGATGATTGTGTATCGCTTACGTCAGCCCAGGAATTATTTCATTATTTACAACTTGATGCTCCTCATTCGACAGGGAATAGTGTGGATTTAATATTGCTCGATATTATGATGCCAGAAATCGATGGCATTGAAGCTTGTAAACGCATTAAAAGAGTGGAACACCTTAAGGATATTCAGATTATCTTTGTAACAGCATTAGAAGATAAGAATAAGCTCGCGGAAGCCTTAGATATTGGCGGCGTAGACTATATTACGAAGCCTCTAAATAAAATCGAACTCCTCGCAAGAATACGCGTTGCGCTACGATTAAAGGCTGAGCTTGATTGGCATACCCAACACGAGAAAAAAATTCAATACGAATTAGATTTAGCAACACATGTCCAAAGAAGTTTATTGAGCACACCCTTAAAAGATGAGCATATGCATATCGAAGTTTCTTATTTACCTTCCTTTAATCTTGCTGGTGATATGTATTACTGGCATAAAGTGGACGATCACAAATACGCTATCATTCTTTTAGATATGATGGGACATGGAATCTCTGCCTCTTTAGTGTGTATGTTTATCTCTTCTGTTCTAAGAGAATCAGTTAAACAATTAGTAAAGCCTGACCTTGTTATTAAAGAGTTAAATCGTTATATGACTTTATTAAAAAATGAAAAAGAAGGACTCCCTTTTTACTTTACCGCCATCTATTTAGTAATTGATACAGAGAAGAAAACGGTGGAGTACGTCAATGCAGGTCATCCCTATGGATATATGCTAATGGATGAAAAGGAAGTAGTGGCTTTAGAACAAGGTACTTGCGCAGTAGGATTTTTTGATGAAATGGAAATTAATACAAAAGAAGTTTCCTTTGAGAAAGATATACAAATCATTCTTTATACAGATGGTGTACTAGAAGCAATGGGACCATGTGAATTTGAAGCAGAAAAGCAAATACAAGCGATTTCCTCTAAAAGATGGGAACATACCA
- a CDS encoding carbohydrate-binding domain-containing protein produces the protein MKIKKLVLPMACTLFLFACSKDSGNSSQNSNTSALNGINVSEYISENINYDEEDFVTNWEEEDPIYITLDGNEISYDESAAVMTSGSTVTIRSGGVYVLKGNLDDGQIVVDAPETGNVHLVLNGVDINNSNSSAIFIKEAEDTVITVAEGTKNHVSDGKVYTEDDGSGEPNAAIFSKDDLTINGTGILEVDGNYDNGIGSKDDLRIMGGTIKVTAVDDAILGRDLVAIKNGTFDINAGGDGIKSTNTNKEKGMIAIENGIFSIHSGTDGIQAESSLYIAEGTFHLASGGGSPETIEVKQEMMGGQPWGDSEEEETEAEDTPSTKGLKANLDIAIGGGTFEIDTLDDAIHSDGSITIMSGEFTILTGDDGVHAEDELFIANGSIHVNKSYEGLEGKTVTINDGDISVVTADDGINVSDGSSASVGPGGGMGMESAGNALLTINGGQVYVDAGGDGLDANGSIVVTGGTTIVSGPTDAGNGALDYDGTLNISGGTLITSGSSGMAQTTSDTSEQNSIMMTYSETQKAGTLIHLEDSDGNTIATIKPEKDYQTIVISTPEIVKNNTYVLYSGGSSTKVESNGISTGTYEKGKKIVEFTVADTVTYVNESGISEAPTNNMGRPGSNDGQGQRGAPPTGNFDGGQGRDSTGSSSQ, from the coding sequence ATGAAAATTAAAAAGCTTGTTTTACCCATGGCTTGTACACTATTTTTATTTGCGTGTAGTAAGGATAGTGGAAATAGCTCTCAAAATAGCAATACTAGCGCCCTTAACGGTATTAATGTGAGTGAATATATTAGTGAAAATATTAACTATGACGAAGAGGATTTTGTAACAAATTGGGAGGAAGAGGATCCTATCTATATTACATTAGATGGGAACGAGATTTCTTATGATGAATCGGCAGCAGTAATGACATCTGGATCAACAGTTACTATAAGGTCTGGAGGAGTATATGTTTTAAAAGGAAACCTGGATGATGGACAAATTGTAGTAGACGCACCAGAAACAGGAAATGTTCATTTGGTTTTAAATGGTGTAGACATTAATAATAGTAATTCTTCGGCCATTTTTATAAAAGAAGCAGAAGATACTGTCATTACGGTTGCAGAGGGAACGAAAAATCATGTTTCGGACGGAAAGGTCTATACAGAAGATGACGGATCTGGGGAGCCAAATGCTGCAATCTTTAGTAAGGATGACTTAACCATAAATGGGACAGGAATATTAGAAGTTGACGGGAATTATGATAACGGCATCGGTAGTAAAGATGATTTGCGAATTATGGGAGGAACGATAAAAGTAACAGCTGTCGATGATGCTATTTTAGGCAGAGATTTAGTTGCCATTAAAAATGGGACTTTTGATATTAATGCCGGTGGAGATGGGATTAAATCAACGAATACGAATAAAGAAAAAGGAATGATAGCAATTGAGAATGGCATATTTTCCATCCATTCTGGTACGGATGGTATCCAAGCTGAATCTTCTCTTTATATTGCAGAAGGCACTTTTCATTTAGCTTCGGGTGGAGGCAGCCCTGAAACAATTGAAGTGAAACAGGAAATGATGGGTGGACAGCCATGGGGAGATAGTGAAGAAGAAGAGACGGAAGCTGAGGATACACCTAGTACAAAAGGGTTAAAGGCAAATCTGGATATCGCAATTGGCGGAGGAACGTTCGAAATAGATACATTAGATGATGCCATCCATAGTGATGGAAGTATAACGATCATGAGTGGGGAATTTACGATTTTGACTGGCGATGATGGTGTTCATGCAGAGGATGAGCTCTTTATTGCTAATGGAAGCATTCATGTTAATAAAAGCTATGAAGGATTAGAAGGAAAAACGGTCACAATAAATGACGGTGATATTTCTGTTGTAACAGCAGATGACGGTATTAATGTTAGTGATGGTAGTAGTGCTAGTGTGGGGCCTGGTGGAGGAATGGGAATGGAGTCAGCGGGAAATGCGCTCTTAACAATTAATGGAGGACAAGTGTATGTAGATGCCGGTGGAGATGGCTTAGATGCAAATGGTTCTATTGTTGTTACTGGTGGTACAACTATTGTTAGTGGACCAACAGATGCCGGAAATGGAGCATTGGATTATGATGGTACCTTGAATATAAGTGGTGGAACACTTATTACGTCAGGAAGTTCGGGTATGGCGCAAACAACATCTGATACATCGGAGCAAAATTCTATTATGATGACTTATTCAGAAACGCAAAAAGCAGGAACGCTTATTCATTTGGAAGATAGTGATGGAAATACTATTGCCACCATTAAACCTGAAAAAGATTACCAAACCATTGTCATCAGTACACCGGAGATTGTAAAGAATAACACCTATGTTTTATATTCGGGTGGAAGTTCTACAAAGGTAGAAAGTAATGGAATATCAACTGGCACTTATGAAAAAGGGAAGAAGATAGTCGAATTTACTGTTGCTGATACTGTAACCTATGTAAATGAGTCAGGAATCTCAGAAGCTCCTACTAATAATATGGGAAGACCGGGAAGTAATGACGGACAAGGACAAAGAGGAGCTCCACCAACTGGCAATTTTGATGGTGGACAAGGAAGGGATTCTACTGGCAGTAGCTCTCAATAG
- the guaC gene encoding GMP reductase, which yields MDNVFDYEDIQLIPAKCIVDSRSECDTTVTLGGHTFKLPVVPANMQTIIDEKIAVYLAENGYFYIMHRFQPETRKTFIRDMQSRELIASISVGVKPEEYDFIIQLAEENIVPEFITIDIAHGHSNAVINMIKHIKKHLPDSFVIAGNVGTPEAVRELEHAGADATKVGIGPGKVCITKIKTGFGTGGWQLAALRWCAKAASKPIIADGGIRTHGDIAKSVRFGATMVMIGSLFAGHEESPGETIEKDGKLYKEYFGSASEFQKGEKKNVEGKKMYVEHKGSLQDTLTEMEQDLQSSISYAGGKKLDAIRNVDYVIVKNSIFNGDKVY from the coding sequence ATGGATAACGTGTTTGATTACGAAGATATACAATTAATTCCGGCAAAATGTATTGTGGACAGCCGTTCGGAATGTGATACAACAGTAACATTAGGTGGACATACATTTAAGCTTCCTGTAGTCCCTGCAAATATGCAAACCATTATCGATGAAAAAATCGCTGTATATTTAGCTGAGAATGGCTATTTCTATATTATGCATCGTTTCCAGCCAGAAACACGCAAGACTTTTATACGTGATATGCAATCTCGCGAATTAATCGCATCTATTAGTGTTGGTGTAAAACCAGAAGAATATGACTTTATTATACAACTAGCAGAAGAAAATATAGTTCCTGAATTTATTACGATTGATATCGCACATGGTCATTCTAATGCGGTTATCAATATGATTAAACATATTAAAAAGCATTTACCAGATAGCTTTGTTATCGCTGGTAATGTAGGAACCCCTGAAGCAGTAAGAGAACTTGAGCACGCAGGCGCAGATGCTACAAAAGTAGGAATCGGGCCTGGTAAAGTATGCATAACAAAAATTAAAACAGGCTTCGGAACAGGCGGTTGGCAACTAGCTGCATTACGCTGGTGTGCAAAGGCTGCAAGCAAACCAATTATTGCAGATGGTGGTATCCGTACACATGGTGACATTGCAAAATCGGTTCGTTTTGGAGCAACGATGGTAATGATTGGTTCATTATTTGCCGGACATGAAGAGTCTCCAGGAGAAACAATCGAAAAAGACGGAAAGCTTTATAAAGAGTATTTCGGCTCTGCTTCTGAGTTTCAAAAAGGAGAAAAGAAAAACGTCGAAGGTAAAAAAATGTATGTAGAGCATAAAGGCTCCTTACAAGATACATTAACAGAGATGGAACAAGATCTTCAGTCCTCTATCTCTTATGCAGGCGGAAAAAAATTAGATGCTATTCGCAATGTTGATTATGTAATCGTTAAAAACTCTATCTTTAATGGCGATAAAGTATACTAA
- a CDS encoding polyphosphate polymerase domain-containing protein, with amino-acid sequence MEAQILNGLKGRSELKHELNHIDCYLLRNKLKHVMEIDPHATNEGKYLIRSVYFDNVDNKALTQKKEGLLNRDKFRVRLYDYNTSLLNLEKKSKRNNLTYKDKCRITAEEYEKIRVGDINWMEKDSRDLIKELFIHMSLYQLKPHTVVDYEREVFIYRYGNVRVTFDSSIKTSFRNNDVLNKDLPMVETNPDITILEVKYDEFLPEIIKNLLQISDRRKGTYSKYQISRMYG; translated from the coding sequence ATGGAAGCACAAATACTAAACGGCTTAAAAGGACGGTCAGAATTAAAACATGAATTAAATCACATAGATTGTTATCTATTAAGAAATAAGTTAAAGCACGTGATGGAAATAGACCCACACGCTACGAATGAAGGAAAATATCTAATTAGAAGCGTTTACTTCGATAATGTTGATAACAAAGCGCTCACACAAAAAAAGGAAGGTCTTCTAAACCGAGATAAATTTCGAGTACGATTATATGACTATAATACAAGCCTTTTAAATTTAGAAAAAAAGAGTAAACGCAATAATTTAACCTATAAAGATAAATGTAGAATTACTGCAGAGGAATATGAAAAAATCCGAGTTGGTGATATTAACTGGATGGAAAAGGACTCACGTGATTTAATCAAGGAATTATTCATTCATATGAGTTTATATCAGCTAAAGCCTCATACAGTTGTAGATTATGAACGGGAAGTCTTTATCTACCGTTATGGAAATGTCCGGGTAACCTTTGATAGCTCTATTAAAACAAGCTTTCGAAATAATGATGTGCTGAACAAGGATTTACCTATGGTTGAAACCAATCCAGATATCACCATTTTAGAGGTTAAATACGATGAGTTTTTGCCTGAAATAATCAAAAACCTTCTTCAAATAAGTGATAGAAGAAAAGGAACCTATTCTAAATATCAAATCAGTCGAATGTATGGTTAA
- a CDS encoding DUF4956 domain-containing protein, which produces MSNISFEDIFKSSILEKTSNFSIVDSLIGLLVAFGVGLFIYYVYKKTFSGVIYSHTFNISLIIISMATALIIIGISSNVLLSLGMVGALSIVRFRTPIKDPMDLVYLFWAIVSGILCGAGFIVLVILGAILIGLVLILFTNRIKIENPYLLVIKYTNEALEDNLTKTISNHAKKFSLKSKSIMPGNDLEVTYEIRVKENNATFINTLSKLDGVKSAIMLSYDGNFTA; this is translated from the coding sequence ATGAGTAATATTAGCTTCGAAGATATTTTTAAATCAAGTATTTTAGAGAAAACAAGCAACTTTTCTATAGTTGATTCCCTAATAGGATTGTTAGTAGCTTTTGGTGTTGGATTATTTATCTATTATGTTTATAAGAAAACTTTTTCAGGTGTCATCTATTCCCACACCTTTAATATTTCCCTGATTATTATCTCCATGGCAACTGCTTTAATCATTATTGGCATATCATCCAATGTCTTACTATCCCTTGGTATGGTCGGCGCCCTATCGATTGTTCGCTTTAGAACCCCTATTAAGGATCCAATGGACTTAGTTTATTTATTTTGGGCAATCGTTTCAGGAATACTTTGTGGAGCAGGATTTATTGTTCTCGTTATATTAGGAGCTATCCTAATCGGACTTGTTCTTATTCTGTTTACGAACCGAATTAAGATTGAAAATCCCTATTTATTAGTTATTAAATATACAAATGAAGCATTGGAGGATAATTTAACAAAGACTATCTCAAATCACGCTAAAAAATTCTCCCTTAAATCAAAATCCATTATGCCTGGAAATGATTTAGAAGTAACATACGAAATTCGCGTAAAAGAGAACAATGCTACTTTCATTAATACCCTATCTAAGCTTGATGGTGTAAAATCAGCCATTATGCTTAGCTACGATGGCAATTTTACCGCATAA
- a CDS encoding SIMPL domain-containing protein, protein MYHSSPASYTHLPTKRNLTVYGNSTLSIEPNVCKIMLGINTESKNVTTAQQENASIHQQVVTAILGLGIPSANIQTVDYTIFPLYDYVENKQIFKSYKVTHLLSIIVETIQYAGTVIDTAVQNGANQVTSIQFDVQDRADYYEQALQKAVINALSKANAIAKTLHITIDPIPLKIVEIPTGSAPPIPLTKMSIGEVGGISTSLEAGQLIIEARVELKFSY, encoded by the coding sequence ATGTACCATTCCTCTCCCGCATCTTATACACATCTTCCAACAAAAAGGAATTTAACGGTATATGGAAATAGCACACTGTCAATTGAACCAAATGTTTGCAAAATTATGCTTGGCATCAACACAGAATCGAAAAATGTAACAACAGCCCAACAAGAAAATGCTAGCATCCATCAACAAGTCGTTACAGCTATCCTAGGCTTGGGCATCCCTTCTGCTAATATCCAAACGGTTGACTATACTATTTTCCCCCTGTATGACTATGTAGAGAATAAGCAAATCTTTAAAAGCTACAAAGTAACCCATTTGCTCTCTATTATCGTCGAAACAATTCAATATGCAGGAACAGTTATTGATACAGCTGTGCAAAATGGGGCAAATCAAGTTACCAGCATACAATTTGATGTGCAGGACCGTGCAGATTATTATGAACAAGCACTTCAAAAGGCTGTGATAAATGCTCTTTCTAAGGCAAATGCCATTGCAAAAACGTTACATATAACGATAGATCCCATTCCACTTAAGATAGTAGAGATTCCAACAGGCTCTGCCCCTCCTATCCCACTAACCAAGATGTCTATTGGAGAGGTAGGAGGTATTTCTACTAGTTTGGAAGCTGGACAGTTAATAATTGAAGCAAGGGTGGAACTTAAATTTTCCTATTAA